tttcccaagtatacttaaaaaaaattagactgtGTAGTGAGGGGAGCCTTGCAGCAGTGAGGAAGTAGAAACCAGAGTTCAAAGTGGAGATGGGATAAGAAGGGAGATGGGAACTGGGGAAGGCAgtggagagaaaaggaaaccagTCCATTGGAAACTCTTCTTGCAGTTTTTACTGGTCTCTCTGGAAGGCTGGCAGGGCTCCCTTCAACCCTGTTCTTATCAAGGACCTCAGCCACGTGACAGAAGGAGAGCCTGGTCCTTCACCTGCACACTATCTCCTGCTCACAGAGGAGGGTTCCTGCCTTGTCCTGTTGTGCAGCCTGTCCCTTTCTCGCCTTCTTATCTTCCCGAAAGCACTTCTCTGCACTTCCAACCTCACTTCTTGCCTCCCATCATCAAAATGCCTCATTCATAAGATACACACTGCTCTTCCTCCTCTAACTAGTGTCCCCACACGGATCAGGAAAGCCAAAGGTTGTCCCCTTCTTCCAAATATGCCCGTCAGTGCCCAGCCCAGTTGTGCACTTTCCAGTGATGTAAACATCCAAGTGCACCTACTTACCCAGTACCAGCATGCACAGGGTGAGTCAAGACGGATTGGACACATGCAAAATATGTCACTCGGtaactacattttatatgaacatGCGTCAAACTCAATGTGTAGAGAGCCATCAGAGTAATTTCTGTAATCGTACAAACACTCAATATTTGCCCCTCGAAGCACAGAACATGCATCAATCCTTTAGGCTAATGATTGTTTCCAGTTCACTCCAGGCTCCTTGTcaaaatccacttttttttttttttttggacacagggttttgctctgttgcccaggctggagtgcagtggcatggtcatagctcactgcaaccactggttcccgggctcaagcaattctcccacatcagcctcccaagcagctgggattacaggtgtgcaccaccatcccccattaatttttgtactttttgtagagagtagagatgtggtctcactatgttgcccaggctgctctcaaactcctagactcaagtaatccacctgcctcaacctcccaaagtgctgagattacaggcgtgagccaccgttccagGCATATAATCTACTTTTGATGGTTGAAGTGGCAGCTACAATGCTTCCCTCCATCCCTCAAGTCTGTGAGGAAGAGGTTCTTGATGTATCCTCAATGGGAAAGTCACATGGAGTGACATCTGGGGATTTAGGAACCACACTTTTAAAGGCAGGTTGGCCTGTGCAAAATGTTATTCCAGTGACCTCTGGACTCCACAACTGACCTGAGATAGAGCCCCATCCCGCTGGAAAATGGAGTTGTGAGACTTCCTGCAGCTGTAGAGAAAGCCACTCATGGATCATGTTCAGATAGGCAATGCTGTCAAtgttctctgcaaaaaaaaatttttttaaataaataaacggaCCGTGTGTGTGAAAATTGAGAAACAGAAGGGAAGCTCCAGAGCTAGGTGCATACTGAGTATTCATAAACAACATGATTACTAAGTAAAACAATTTTGAGGGTTTCAAGACTCTCTAAACCACTAGGTCTACCATAGAAGGCTGCACATCTCACACTAGCCTTCGTGCTTCTCTCTATGTTGCTTACACGTGTGGCTGCCAGTATTTCTCTTTCAGTGGGTGCTCCCTAGGGACAGGCCTGGCTCACTGGGATTCCCTCTGAGCAGCATCATCCTGCATTGTGGCTTGCAGGATTAGGCACTGAATCTTAAAGCttttgatgatgatgacaatagcCTCTCCCTCATTCTCATCTGCCAACTccaccctgggaggcagagcgcCTAGGCAAATCctctttgaggcagagtttccatGAGCTCAGGCTTCAGGAGCTCCCTCCTGTCCTCCCTCCACACTGGGAACAACTCAAGAGTGCAGGTTAATCCCTGGGCCTGGAACAAAGGCATTCTGCATTCCAAGGCAATCACAGACAGCTCCCACCTGAAGGGAGGCTCTCCCGGCAGAAGGAAGAGGCTGGGTTCAGCTGTCCCCTGGGGAGGAGGCTGGCTGTCATCCTGCTTACTCATACTGCGTGCTTTGGTTTCTCTCACATAGTTGCCTGAACCATCACCCTTTGTTCTAATCTTCTTATGAAGGTTGTGCCTTCCCCACTCTGCTCTTCTAGGGAAACAGAACACCTCTGGGCACCACCATGGGACATGAGCCATGGTCACCAGAGAGGTTTCACCTGAGAATAACCATCCAGGGTAGATAGGGTGGCCTGCCTATGAACATGACCCTCTCCTGGGATAGGTGGTCGCTGGCAGAGGTAGACTCAGAGGCAGAGAGGGCTGGACTCACAGGAGAGAAAAGAACAGTGCCCAGCCTAGGGCAGCTGTCTGAAAGCAGGCCAGGAACAACAGGCACCTCCCACACCAGGACAAAGAAAGACATAGACAATCAATGGCAAATGAGCCAGGTGCAAACTTCCCCTTTTAGGGGTGGTGGGGGCTGGGAAGAAGTGGAATCAGAAATAGATCTTCCGGCAGCAGCAGGATTCCCTCCTCTCTAACTCCCCCTCCACTGTCTTAGAAGCCCTTCATCACCTCTCATGAGTCCTCCCAGCTGACCTCACTCTATGGGGTCACTGGACTTCGTTCCCAGAGCATGCCTGGCAGCTGGGaatgggaatttttttaaaaaacctcttaGTAGATATATAagagaatgtcatataaatcTAGCAAAAGGAGATACACTGGTGTCAGGAAATTAAACATGGCACTTTATATTGCTGGTGCTGTCTGATGCACACGCCAAGCCTGAGATTGAATAAGATGTTGAAGTTAAACCATCCTCTGATAGACTAAATGAAttacattacatattttattcagGGATGAGTTCACCCCCACACTTAAAAAGACAGGAACTCATTAATGAAAAAGGAACTGATGCAGTTGGCACTGCTGGTTAATAGCAGCTGCCCCTGTGTGTGTACCCCAGAGAACAGCCTGAGACCCAGCAGAGGATGGGCAGGGGAACCTGACTCCAGAAGAGGGAGAGCAGTCTTCTGGGCTCCTGCCAAGAACTCAGAGGTTGGATCCTCTCTCCAACCACCTTTCCTTCCAATCACTCAGACAACATGCTGCCTCCCCCACTGGGCGGAGCTCTGTCTGCCCCATGCTGCTGCTCAGCAGAGTAGCTGCAAGCTGGCAAATTGCTCTTCTGATCCTGTTGCTCTTCTGCCTTCTGCGGCTCTGTGTGGCATCTGGGAGCAGGGCAAACCTCTATACATGGCTTCCTAAGTCCTTACTAATGTGGCACAAGCCTGCAATGTTGGTTTCATTTCTCTTACCGGTCTCTGAACCACCCTCCTCCCCCACACACGTACCCTGCACTTGTGTCCCTGTTCTTGATGCTTCTTGTGGGCCTCTACATACAAAATGTCTTCATACTTTCCTATGATAATATTAGCTCACCTTCGGTGAGAAATTATATGCCAGATGCCTTGCTAAGACCTTCAATTAATTATCTCACTGAAGCCTCACAATAGCACTTTGAGGCTGGTGCTATGTTCACTCCCAGATTACAGGTGCAAAAACAAGGCACAAAGGGGTTAAGAAAGTGCAGAGGGACACCCAGGTGCTTGGTCATGAACCTGAGCCCTCTgtctccaaagtccatgctcttaaccaggggttggcaaatgttttctttaaagggACAAATAGTgactattttaggctttgcagggcATACAATCTCTGTTGTAACTACTGAGCTCTGtcttgtagtgtgaaagcagccgtGGACATTGGACATTGACACAGACATAGGACACTGGGTAAATGCATATAGCTCCCACCTGAATTGCCAACCCTTCTTACCCATCCTAGCATCATTCATGCCAAGCCTAAAGCCTCTATCCCAAGAGAGTAGAGTGGGTCGGAGCACATACCAGAAGGAACACTTCTTTCCCAGAACTGGGTGGAAGCACATTCTTGGTCAACCATTGTGCAaccagggtggagggaggggagctGCTTCCGTTGTCTTGAGAAGGTATCTCGTTCTTGCCAGACGCTGAGTTAGCACCTCCTTTAGACAGGGAACACCCTGTTCTCCTGGATGTTGTGTCCCCCCCTCCAAATGTTGGAGAAATGGGACTGCTTTTAAAATAGTAACAAGAGCTTTCCTGAGGCTCTTCTTAGCGTGGGAGTTTGTTCTTTCTCCTGCAGTTGCTCATTTATCCATAGGTTCTCACAGAACAAGATTGCCCAGGATTGCTCTCCATTCTCCTCATGCACAGTGCTTAATGCATGGACTGGAGAAGTGAAGCTCATTCCTCTGTAAACCAAGCACACTCATCTTTGGCAGCCTGCCCACCCTCCCAGAAGGTGTATAtggatttgagatttcaagcactGAGATCAGAAATTAAAATGTGGAATTGACATGTTACATCATCACACTTGTAAGGGCACAATTTTATGATTCACTGCTTCCATATGCCCCTTGACTTTCCCTACACACCCAATTAAACTGTCTGACTCTTGATTCTTAAGAAATGTCAAAATCTGTGGGAATAAAAATCCAGTGAATTCCTTAATGATTTTTATATCACTCATTTTCCGTTGTTTAAATTAAGCTCTATGTAAATGCTCCAAAACAGCAGGGAGAAGGTGTCTATGAATTTCAACTGGAAAGGCAGATTTACATGAGACTAAGCTCAATAGGAAAGCAAGCACTGGAGAGAGAGGTGCAGATATGGAAAGAAACTCCTGGCAGAAGTCAGGTCTCTGAGCACCCTGGGCAATGTCTGCTCCCTTCATCTTAGGTAAACGGCATGTGGGCAGGTGATCACACAGTACACAGAACAAATGTTGCTCCTACAGTGTAAAGACTCAACTCCTCTGTCCCTCTTGCCTGACAAAGGAGGGTTAGATCCCTAAAGCAGACCCCGTTCCTATGTCCAGGACACAAGGGAGGACAGCCAGGAGCTCCAGAAGAACTGGTCCAAATGCAGTGGAAAAAACACAACAGGCTACTTCTTGCTCAGGACATCGGGCAAATGCCCATACGCCTTCAGGAAGGATCCCACTCAGAGGGTGAGGCTGGTGCAAGTGGAGTAGAAAACCTGTGTGGGAAGGGGGCACACAGGGAGTGTCTGATGAAGAAGAAAGAGGGGACAATTATCACAGATCAGCTCCTTGTCTCCTTTGTTTGAGGACATGACTAACTCATGACTTCAGTGAATGTATACCCGGGCTTATTGTGTTAGGATCAAGTCAAGGCtggaaggcaggagaatttctctATGACTAAAGGAAGCCAAAAAGCAATCTTCATATTTCATACCTTTCTAGAAACTGGGTGTGATCTCACTGTTGGTAAAGCCCAGCCCTTCCCAACCTGCAAGCTCACCTTCCAGgactgggcccagcccatgctCTCCATATATAAGCTGCTGCCCCGAGCCTGATTCCTAGTCctgcttctcttccctctctcctccagcCTCTCACACTCTCCTAAGCCCTCTCATCTCCTGGAACCATGGCCAGCACATCCACCACCATCAGGAGCCACAGCAGCAGCCGCCGGGGTTTCAGTGCCAGCTCAGCCAGGCTCCCTGGGGTCAGCCGCTCTGGCTTCAGCAGCGTCTCCGTGTCCCGCTCCAGGGGCAGTGGTGGCCTGGGTGGTGCATGTGGAGGAGCTGGCTTTGGCAGCCGCAGTCTGTATGGCCTGGGGGGCTCCAAGAGGATCTCCATTGGAGGGGGCAGCTGTGCCATCAGTGGCGGCTATGGCAGCAGAGCCGGAGGCAGCTATGGCTTTGGTGGCGCCGGGAGTGGATTTGGTTTCGGTGGTGGAGCCGGCATTGGCTTTGGTCTGGGTGGTGGAGCCGGCCTTGCTGGTGGCTTTGGGGGCCCTGGCTTCCCTGTGTGCCCCCCTGGAGGCATCCAAGAGGTCACCGTCAACCAGAGTCTCCTGACTCCCCTCAACCTGCAAATCGATCCCACCATCCAGCGGGTGCGGGCCGAGGAGCGTGAACAGATCAAGACTCTCAACAACAAGTTTGCCTCCTTCATCGACAAGGTGAGCCAGTGCCATGCCCTCCATCGGGCACTTCAGGGTCCCCAGACCAGAGGAGCAACACCTTCCTGCCAGGGAGACctaggagggtgggagaaggggacTCAGCCCAGCTCTGCAGAGAGTGCAGATGGCTGCTGGTGCCCAGCAAGCAGCAGAGAGGGCATCACTCCCCATGGGATCTCTGGAGTGGCCCTCACTCCTGCCTAGGGAGAACCATAACTTTTCATAAACCTGAAGCACAGATGAGGCCATCAGAGAACGGAGTAGGTTAACTCTTCCCTTTGAAGCGTCAAAGAAAATGCCAGGAGTACACGGGCTGGTAAATTACACTCTGGGGTCTGgataagaggaaaaaatattggaaacaaaagaaaggatattttggctagattaagaaaaaaaagacttaaaacgTTTATACGTTATGTGGAAATGTtaattaatcctcaaaacaaagaATGATCATAACATCAGGATGTTTTAGAGGAGAGACTTGCACAAATGGGAAATGAGACTGGAATCGAATCATTGGGCAACATTTAACATCTCTTCTAACTGAGGTCCTATCAGTAATAAAAACTGTGTAAAATTTATCAGATGAATACTATTTTATAACTATGTTTGTAATTTTGgctgggaaaagaaggaaaagacatGTTGAAACTCATTAATATGTCCAATAACTTAGAGAGTGAGAACACCTCAACGGTCCGTGGGACAATTTCTCTAGTGAGATTGGTGGGGTACAAAGGAGAAGAGGTTGGGGGAGCAGAGCTCAGCCTGAGCCTCTCTACATGCACTGTAGTAGCCCAGCACCATGGGAATCTCCCGGACCTGCCAGGAAACCGGATACCAGacactttttcttccttcccttgccTGGAAAATGATCATCTTGTCTCTCTTTCAGGTGCGGTTCCTGGAGCAGCAGAACAAGGTTCTGGAAACAAAGTGGACCCTGCTGCAGGAGCAGGGCACCAAGACTGTGAGGCAGAACCTGGAGCCGTTGTTCGAGCAGTACATCAACAACCTCAGGAGGCAGCTGGACAGCATTGTTGGGGAACGGGGCCGCCTGGACTCAGAGCTCAGAGGCATGCAGGACCTGGTGGAGGACTTCAAGAACAAGTGAGTTAAACAGGAGAAATGGACTCAGTTTCCTGCAGCACACACTTCAAGACTATTGGGTCACCAGGGCCAGAAGGGGGTAATATTCCTAACAAcccatgtccatggaaataaaaagcacaaattaGTCCCTAGGAGCAAACCTACAAGAACCACAGATGGTTATGGGAGGATGGGGAGATTAAACAAGTGGCAAATTTAGTAGAAGCAAAAATCGTCTCTTAGGCTCTCTGTGGCAGGAAAGCCCAATTAGAATACATTCCATTCAGGAAAATGTTGAATCCCAGGCTGCTTTTCTGTTTCATCCCACCCACTGGCTCATATGTGTCCCATGCCTTTCTTCCTGTAGATATGAGGATGAAATCAACAAGCGCACAGCAGCAGAGAATGAATTTGTGACTCTGAAGAAGGTGAGCAGATGAAGCTGGGGGTTCAAACTCATTTAGGAGAGAAGTGGCTCTGTGTCCTCGCTCCCCTGGGAGAGGAGAATTGGCATGGGGACTAGAAGATGGGTAGATTGGAAAGGTGTGTTCAGGTAACTCCAGGTTGTTGGCTCTTTCTCCAGGACGTGGATGCTGCCTACATGAACAAGGTTGAACTGCAAGCCAAGGCAGACACTCTCACAGATGAGATCAACTTCCTGAGAGCCTTGTATGATGCAGTAAGCATCTCCACCATccttctgtttactct
The Pan troglodytes isolate AG18354 chromosome 10, NHGRI_mPanTro3-v2.0_pri, whole genome shotgun sequence genome window above contains:
- the KRT6A gene encoding keratin, type II cytoskeletal 6A: MASTSTTIRSHSSSRRGFSASSARLPGVSRSGFSSVSVSRSRGSGGLGGACGGAGFGSRSLYGLGGSKRISIGGGSCAISGGYGSRAGGSYGFGGAGSGFGFGGGAGIGFGLGGGAGLAGGFGGPGFPVCPPGGIQEVTVNQSLLTPLNLQIDPTIQRVRAEEREQIKTLNNKFASFIDKVRFLEQQNKVLETKWTLLQEQGTKTVRQNLEPLFEQYINNLRRQLDSIVGERGRLDSELRGMQDLVEDFKNKYEDEINKRTAAENEFVTLKKDVDAAYMNKVELQAKADTLTDEINFLRALYDAELSQMQTHISDTSVVLSMDNNRNLDLDSIIAEVKAQYEEIAQRSRAEAESWYQTKYEELQVTAGRHGDDLRNTKQEIAEINRMIQRLRSEIDHVKKQCANLQAAIADAEQRGEMALKDAKNKLEGLEDALQKAKQDLARLLKEYQELMNVKLALDVEIATYRKLLEGEECRLNGEGVGQVNISVVQSTVSSGYGGASGVGSGLGLGGGSSYSYGSGLGVGGGFSSSSGRAIGGGLSSVGGGSSTIKYTTTSSSSRKSYKH